A genomic region of Elaeis guineensis isolate ETL-2024a chromosome 9, EG11, whole genome shotgun sequence contains the following coding sequences:
- the LOC140851708 gene encoding LOW QUALITY PROTEIN: glycine-rich RNA-binding protein 4, mitochondrial-like (The sequence of the model RefSeq protein was modified relative to this genomic sequence to represent the inferred CDS: deleted 1 base in 1 codon): MAFCGKVSSLIRQSVLKISVPSGPLPSTHMLSAIRSFTSTRLFIGGLSFGIDDQTLKEAFSSFGNVTEARVILDRDTGRSRGFGFVNFESDEDASAAMSSMDGRELNGRTIRISYANSDRQPARFGDYSGRSNRGFQGNGDS; encoded by the exons ATGGCATTTTGTGGCAAAGTTTCAAGCTTGATTAGGCAAAGTGTTTTGAAAATTTCTGTCCCATCTGGACCTCTTCCGTCAACACACATGCTCAGTGCTATCCGCAGTTTTACATCTACAAGACTCTTCATTGGAG GTCTTTCATTTGGAATTGATGATCAAACACTAAAGGAGGCATTTAGCAGTTTTGGGAATGTAACTGAAG CACGAGTTATCCTGGACAGAGACACTGGCAGGTCT AGGGGCTTTGGGTTTGTGAATTTCGAAAGTGATGAAGATGCCAGCGCAGCTATGTCTAGCATGGATGGTCGG GAACTGAATGGAAGGACCATTCGCATAAGCTATGCTAATAGTGATAGACAACCAGCTCGTTTCGGTGATTACAGTGGCAGGAGCAATAGAGGGTTTCAAGGGAATGGGGATTCATAG